The window GTGAGTATTTTTGGTTATAAAGATGTGCTAATCAATCTATATTCTTGAATGCCCTCAGGTTCTTTCTGTTGTTGGGCTTCTTCAAGACGATGTGGACCCAATGGTATCTGTGATGAAGGTTGAGAAGGCTCCTTTGGAGTCTTATGCGGATATTGGTGGGCTAGATGCTCAGATACAAGAAATCAAGGAGGCAGTGGAGCTCCCTCTGACTCACCCTGAGTTATACGAGGATATTGGTATCAAACCTCCAAAGGGAGTTATACTTTATGGAGAGCCAGGAACTGGCAAGACCTTGCTCGCAAAGGTATGCATTTAAGTCTCTTCTGATgctttgattaaaaaaatttattcgcTTAACTAGGCGTTGTGGTGTTAAGTTGTATCTCGTGTGGCAAATTCTGGTTACACTGGCTGGACTTCATCTATGAAGTCAAAAAGGTGTTTGCTAAGGTCTAACTAGGATGGTTACTATCGAGGGCATGTGATAAGTAGTTACAAAagaacacaaacatatatactcACCTTAATGTAATTGacatttaatgttatttttgtaAAGACATGATGGATTTTTATGAAGATGGCCTTGTAGAAGTAgttataataagtttttttatgaatttatcCACACTTACATATTCAGAACAAGCAAACGTGCATTTGAATCTTCATGTATATTTGATCATTTCATTTGTTATCACAGGCAGTGGCAAACTCCACATCAGCAACGTTCTTACGTGTTGTTGGAAGTGAGTTGATTCAAAAGTATCTGGGGGATGGTCCTAAGTTGGTCAGGGAACTTTTCAGAGTTGCTGATGACCTATCACCATCTATCGTCTTTATTGATGAAATTGATGCTGTTGGTACAAAGAGGTAtgttcatgattttttttttagttttgtcttTCTTGGAAGAATTTTGTCAGGAGAAAGAGGCCTAATGGGAGATCTTTCTGCAGATATGATGCACATTCAGGTGGTGAACGTGAAATTCAGAGGACTATGCTTGAGCTCTTGAATCAGCTGGATGGTTTTGATTCGAGAGGTGATGTTAAAGTGATACTTGCAACTAATAAGATTGAAAGTCTTGATCCAGCATTGCTTCGACCTGGCCGTATTGATAGGAAGATAGAGTTCCCACTTCCTGACATCAAAACAAGGAGGCGCATATTCCAGGTACACTGTCACTACTTTGCAATAAATTAATATGCTTTGAACATTGATTTGTGGATTAAGCCTTTAGTTGTTAAATTTCAATTAGCATATTAATAGTTTGCCAGTCAAATAACAGTAAGTTGTTTCAAGCGGGACTAGGGCATATATTACTGCCTTCCAGAtcattgaaattcatttgatATGGTATTGGTTGGTTTTGAGTTATTGACAATCTTAAGAAAGACAGTATTTCAACATCTTTATAACCCAGTCTTCGTTTTGCAAGAAGCTTAACTGTTTTCATCTTGTTTAGGACAGGGGTGGTCACATTTGGTATCTCGGGCTGCGAGGGGTAATGAGGATTAATGTACATCATGATTCTTAAATGCATATCTTTTGTTATTGAAAACGGAAGTTCTTTTTTCTCGAATATATTAAGTTCAGTTACCAGCTGCTTTTGATGGGAAGGGTCTAATTTCGCCCTTTGTTGCTCTACCTGAAAAACTGCTCTTAATTATTCAGGTGTTTGGTGGTTATGAAAGTATTAAATATGgagtttttattatatttttataggatgaaaagaattaaaattactTATTATGTGCCAAAGTCTTCTATACAAAGATTCAGCCAGCTAACATTATGTTTCCTAGCGTTAAAACTTGAAACACACagaatgtataattgtattTCTAACATAATTGCTCAAATGAATTTTTTGATTCAGATACACACATCTAGAATGACCTTAGCTGATGACGTGAACTTGGAAGAATTCGTTATGACAAAAGACGAGTTTTCTGGGGCTGATATCAAGGCTATCTGCACTGAAGCTGGATTGCTTGCTCTGCGAGAACGCCGGATGAAGGTATGTCAGTATATTTTGCagtagtagttttttttttcttatgctTCATTCACCTGAAACTTATGATGTGTTAACGGTTTTCTAAACATGAAAACACATGATAATGCACTCAGAAGAGTCGGAAGCAAAAATCAAGCAAAGTTTTGAgatataatgtttttatttcatGCTCGTTGCtttcaaaaaatataactttttcttaTATGATATTAGTTAGCAAATATCACTTTGCTTAAACAATATAGACAAGATCACTCTTTTTGTCTTTGTATCAAGGGATTTGTTGGACGTTCAATCAATAGCTAATATTTTACCTTCCATTTATTCAGGTGACCCATCCAGATTTTAAGAAGGCGAAGGACAAGGTCATGTTCAAGAAGAAGGAAGGTGTACCGGAAGGGCTCTATATGTGAAAACCCTCTTCCTATT is drawn from Erigeron canadensis isolate Cc75 chromosome 9, C_canadensis_v1, whole genome shotgun sequence and contains these coding sequences:
- the LOC122581350 gene encoding 26S proteasome regulatory subunit 4 homolog A, with the translated sequence MGQGTPGGMNNRQSDNNKSNENNKKDKKFEPAAPPARVGRKQRKQKGPEAAARLPTVTPHSKCKLRLLKLERIKDYLLMEEEFVANQERLKPQEEKTEEDRSKVDDLRGSPMSVGNLEELIDENHAIVSSSVGPEYYVGILSFVDKDQLEPGCAILMHNKVLSVVGLLQDDVDPMVSVMKVEKAPLESYADIGGLDAQIQEIKEAVELPLTHPELYEDIGIKPPKGVILYGEPGTGKTLLAKAVANSTSATFLRVVGSELIQKYLGDGPKLVRELFRVADDLSPSIVFIDEIDAVGTKRYDAHSGGEREIQRTMLELLNQLDGFDSRGDVKVILATNKIESLDPALLRPGRIDRKIEFPLPDIKTRRRIFQIHTSRMTLADDVNLEEFVMTKDEFSGADIKAICTEAGLLALRERRMKVTHPDFKKAKDKVMFKKKEGVPEGLYM